From Streptomyces sp. NBC_00370, a single genomic window includes:
- the pdxA gene encoding 4-hydroxythreonine-4-phosphate dehydrogenase PdxA, with protein sequence MNASPTADSAQQTGSDTARLPVIAVTMGDGAGIGPEVIVPALLDPDTLARCRPVVVGDARRLRQAAALLGLDCEIVPVEGPEDAEFTPGRVNVIDLGLLPADLPWGRLSAVAGDAAYHYVRVAAELAVGGRADGICTAPLNKEALHAGGHLYPGHTELLAHLTGVKEVSMMLSTPKVKVIHVTTHIGLIDAVNRIEPGLVERTVRRGHQAMVRAGVPEPVIGVCGINPHAGENGLFGYGEEEEKIVPAIEILRADGIDARGPLPADTAFFLAGRGDYDLIVAMYHDQGHGPVKVLGIEAGVNLTVGLPVIRTSVDHGTAFDIAGTGVAEAGSMVEALRQAAEMSSAAVR encoded by the coding sequence GTGAACGCAAGCCCGACCGCCGACAGCGCCCAGCAGACCGGCAGCGACACCGCCCGGCTCCCCGTCATCGCGGTCACCATGGGCGACGGTGCCGGAATCGGCCCCGAGGTGATCGTCCCCGCGCTGCTCGACCCGGACACGCTGGCCCGCTGCCGGCCCGTGGTCGTCGGCGACGCGCGCCGGCTGCGCCAGGCAGCGGCGCTGCTGGGCCTCGACTGCGAGATCGTGCCCGTCGAAGGGCCCGAGGACGCCGAGTTCACCCCCGGCCGGGTCAACGTCATCGACCTGGGGCTGCTCCCCGCCGACCTGCCCTGGGGCCGGCTGTCCGCCGTCGCGGGCGACGCGGCGTACCACTACGTACGGGTCGCGGCCGAACTCGCCGTGGGCGGACGGGCCGACGGCATCTGCACCGCGCCGCTCAACAAGGAGGCGCTGCACGCCGGGGGCCACCTCTACCCCGGGCACACCGAACTGCTGGCCCATCTCACCGGCGTCAAGGAGGTGTCGATGATGCTGTCGACGCCCAAGGTGAAGGTCATTCACGTCACCACCCACATCGGACTGATCGACGCGGTCAACCGCATCGAGCCGGGGCTCGTGGAACGCACGGTGCGCAGAGGCCACCAGGCGATGGTGCGGGCCGGCGTGCCGGAACCCGTCATCGGGGTCTGCGGCATCAACCCGCACGCCGGCGAGAACGGCCTGTTCGGCTACGGCGAGGAGGAGGAGAAGATCGTGCCCGCCATCGAGATCCTGCGCGCCGACGGCATCGACGCGCGCGGTCCGCTCCCCGCCGACACCGCGTTCTTCCTCGCGGGCCGCGGCGACTACGACCTGATCGTGGCCATGTACCACGACCAGGGACACGGCCCGGTGAAGGTGCTCGGCATCGAGGCCGGCGTCAATCTCACGGTCGGACTGCCCGTCATCCGCACCTCAGTTGACCACGGCACCGCGTTCGACATCGCGGGCACCGGCGTCGCCGAGGCCGGTAGCATGGTCGAGGCCCTGCGCCAGGCGGCCGAGATGTCATCCGCAGCCGTCCGGTGA
- a CDS encoding DeoR/GlpR family DNA-binding transcription regulator: MSPIGSTARRDRIVQLANTTGLASVEELSQLFGVTASTIRRDLAKLTGDGRLARTYGGAMALAAHPEASLRQRTGEAFEAKQAIARWAAAQIGAGETILLDAGSTVGALAHELRTAKELTIATTGLTALQELSDVETLHIECLGGTLRPLSQGFVGPLTEAALDRMTFDRVFLGADGVSPEHGICEADLRQTRLKELMARRAEQVYVLAHAAKLGRGPFHAWAQLPPGWTLVTDSAAEAPVVEALRARGVQVVLTEP; the protein is encoded by the coding sequence ATGTCCCCGATCGGATCCACGGCTCGCCGTGACCGTATCGTCCAACTGGCCAACACCACGGGCCTCGCCAGCGTCGAGGAGCTGTCCCAGCTGTTCGGTGTGACGGCCTCGACGATCCGGCGCGACCTGGCGAAACTCACCGGCGACGGGCGGCTCGCCCGGACGTACGGCGGTGCGATGGCGCTCGCCGCCCACCCCGAGGCGTCGCTGCGCCAGCGCACCGGCGAGGCGTTCGAGGCGAAACAAGCCATCGCCCGCTGGGCGGCGGCACAGATAGGGGCGGGCGAGACCATCCTGCTCGACGCGGGATCCACCGTCGGGGCGCTCGCGCACGAACTGCGCACCGCCAAGGAACTGACGATCGCCACCACGGGTCTGACGGCCCTTCAGGAACTCTCCGACGTGGAGACCCTGCACATCGAATGCCTCGGCGGGACCCTGCGCCCGCTCAGCCAGGGCTTCGTCGGCCCGCTGACCGAGGCGGCGCTGGACCGGATGACCTTCGACCGGGTCTTCCTCGGCGCCGACGGCGTCTCGCCCGAACACGGCATCTGCGAGGCGGATCTGCGTCAGACCCGCCTCAAGGAGCTGATGGCCCGCCGCGCCGAGCAGGTGTACGTCCTCGCGCACGCGGCGAAGCTCGGCCGGGGACCGTTCCACGCCTGGGCCCAACTGCCGCCGGGCTGGACCCTTGTCACCGACAGTGCTGCCGAGGCGCCGGTGGTCGAGGCACTGCGTGCACGCGGCGTGCAGGTCGTCCTGACCGAACCGTAA
- a CDS encoding YigZ family protein has product MQEQYRTIARAGEHETEVNRSRFICSLAPAATEREAQEFVAAVRARYPTAGHHCFAYVIGADASVQRASDDGEPGGTAGVPMLQMLLRRETRFVVAVVTRYFGGVKLGAGGLIRAYGGAVGEALDAVGTRTRQRLRLATVTVDHQRAGKLENDLRSTGRTVREVRYAAVVTIEIALPDAEVAAFGAWLADTTAGTAVLELGAEAYGDA; this is encoded by the coding sequence ATGCAGGAGCAGTACAGAACGATCGCCCGCGCGGGCGAGCACGAGACAGAGGTGAACCGTTCACGGTTCATCTGCTCGCTCGCGCCCGCGGCGACCGAGCGGGAGGCGCAGGAGTTCGTCGCGGCCGTACGCGCCCGGTACCCGACCGCCGGGCACCACTGCTTCGCGTACGTGATCGGCGCCGACGCCTCCGTACAGCGGGCGAGCGACGACGGCGAGCCGGGCGGCACGGCGGGCGTCCCCATGCTCCAGATGCTGCTCCGCCGAGAGACCCGCTTCGTCGTGGCGGTCGTCACCCGCTACTTCGGCGGCGTCAAGCTCGGCGCCGGCGGTCTGATCAGGGCGTACGGCGGAGCCGTCGGAGAGGCCCTGGACGCGGTCGGCACCCGCACCCGGCAGCGGCTGCGGCTCGCCACCGTCACCGTCGACCACCAGCGCGCAGGAAAGCTGGAGAACGACCTGCGCTCCACCGGCCGCACCGTGCGCGAGGTCCGGTACGCGGCGGTCGTCACGATCGAGATCGCGCTCCCCGACGCGGAGGTGGCCGCGTTCGGCGCCTGGCTCGCCGACACGACGGCGGGCACAGCGGTACTGGAGCTGGGCGCCGAGGCGTACGGCGACGCGTGA
- a CDS encoding SMC family ATPase, translating to MRLHRLTVAAFGPFAGTEEVDFDALSTAGIFLLHGPTGAGKTSILDAVCYALYGEVPGARQGAGAALRSDHAAAGTATEISLELTVAGRRLEITRRPAQLRRKLRGTGFTTEKAQSWLRQYDADSGDWRALSRSHQEIGEEISQLLGGMSRDQFCQVVLLPQGDFARFLRADAEARGKLLGRLFDTRRFAAVEDRLAELRRAAEHQVRAGDERLLSVAQRIAQAARDSSAPPLPERQPGDPGLAPAVLEWAALARSLAVERADIAAAALEAAGSRQAAARTALDSERELARLQDRFAETRQRADTLEQRRPARDQAQAALDRAHKAELVAPALELREDAERAHRGAAAEHDRVLHRRPAHLPAALAEAGAEQLVALERSVSQQLGALDAARTAEQRSAHITQDRAALDQEARSDEAILADAVGWLSGWESTRAALLARIDEAQVAAARAEQLAGQLDPAARQLAAARRRDDLQGAVENAAQALNAAKEHTNQAHERWLELRERRLHGMAAELAARLADGEPCAVCGSADHPAPARATDGQVDPAAEESALNRYRSLGQARDRADVAHSAVRERYVAAEAEADGASVAELTDLTRRLEDEHRAAHTLAAGTHAAREALESAEREHRNRLAAQSGAERRIAARTSRREALDAEQAALRDELAKARGDAPSVAARAAQLESGARWLAAAADAVRTVETTAVRLKEADDKLATAAFRAGFDTPGAAADALLDTAGRRATQRLVDEWQTEAAKIAERLAEPDTADAAARPAADPEAARTAHDMAEHALREASSARATADDRRTELARLSRQAESEVRALGPLREEYDRVARLAGLAAGTSSDNERRMRLEAYVLAARLEQVAAAATVRLQRMSAGRYALLHSDARAAGRSRSGLGLQVVDAWTGSARDTSTLSGGETFFASLALALGLADVVTDEAGGVRLDTLFIDEGFGSLDDQTLDEVLDVLDSLRERDRSVGIVSHVADLRRRIPAQLEVVKERQGSTILALDADRTSG from the coding sequence ATGAGACTCCACCGGCTGACCGTCGCCGCCTTCGGCCCCTTCGCCGGCACCGAGGAGGTCGACTTCGACGCGCTGTCCACCGCCGGGATCTTCCTGCTGCACGGCCCGACGGGCGCGGGCAAGACCTCCATCCTGGACGCCGTCTGCTACGCGCTGTACGGCGAGGTGCCCGGCGCCCGGCAGGGGGCGGGGGCCGCGCTGCGCAGTGACCACGCGGCGGCCGGGACCGCCACCGAGATCAGCCTCGAACTGACCGTGGCCGGCCGCAGACTGGAGATCACCCGGCGCCCCGCCCAGCTCCGCCGCAAGCTGCGCGGTACGGGCTTCACCACCGAGAAGGCCCAGAGCTGGCTGCGCCAGTACGACGCCGACAGCGGCGACTGGCGGGCGCTCAGCCGCTCCCACCAGGAGATCGGTGAGGAGATCAGCCAACTCCTCGGCGGGATGAGCAGGGACCAGTTCTGCCAGGTCGTCCTGTTGCCGCAGGGCGACTTCGCCCGCTTCCTGCGGGCCGACGCGGAGGCGCGTGGCAAACTGCTCGGCCGGCTCTTCGACACCCGCAGGTTCGCAGCCGTCGAGGACCGGCTCGCCGAACTGCGCCGGGCGGCGGAACACCAGGTGCGCGCGGGCGACGAGCGGCTGTTGTCCGTCGCGCAGCGCATCGCGCAGGCGGCGCGGGACAGTTCGGCGCCGCCGCTGCCCGAGCGGCAGCCCGGTGACCCGGGCCTCGCCCCCGCCGTGCTGGAGTGGGCGGCGCTCGCGCGCTCCCTCGCGGTCGAGCGGGCCGACATCGCCGCTGCGGCGCTCGAAGCGGCTGGGAGCAGACAGGCCGCTGCCCGCACGGCTCTGGACAGCGAGCGCGAACTGGCCAGACTCCAGGACCGGTTCGCCGAGACCCGGCAGCGCGCCGACACCCTGGAGCAGCGCCGCCCGGCGCGCGACCAGGCCCAGGCCGCCCTCGACCGGGCGCACAAGGCGGAACTCGTCGCGCCCGCGCTGGAGCTGCGCGAGGACGCCGAGCGCGCACACCGCGGCGCCGCGGCGGAACACGACCGCGTACTGCACCGTCGCCCCGCCCACCTGCCGGCCGCTCTCGCCGAGGCGGGAGCGGAACAACTCGTCGCGCTGGAAAGGTCGGTGAGCCAACAGCTCGGCGCCCTCGACGCCGCCAGGACCGCCGAGCAGCGCAGTGCTCACATCACCCAGGACCGCGCCGCCCTCGACCAGGAGGCGCGGTCGGACGAAGCGATCCTTGCGGACGCCGTCGGATGGCTGAGCGGCTGGGAGTCCACCCGGGCCGCACTGCTGGCGCGCATCGACGAGGCGCAGGTGGCAGCCGCCCGCGCCGAACAGCTCGCGGGTCAACTCGACCCCGCCGCACGGCAGCTCGCCGCCGCCCGTCGGCGCGACGACCTCCAGGGGGCGGTCGAGAACGCCGCGCAGGCCCTCAACGCGGCCAAGGAACACACCAACCAGGCCCACGAACGCTGGCTGGAGCTGCGCGAGCGCAGACTGCACGGCATGGCAGCGGAGTTGGCGGCCCGACTCGCGGACGGCGAACCCTGCGCGGTCTGCGGCTCCGCCGACCATCCGGCCCCGGCCAGGGCGACGGACGGGCAGGTGGACCCGGCGGCCGAGGAATCCGCGCTGAACCGGTACCGCAGCCTGGGCCAGGCACGCGACCGCGCCGACGTGGCGCACAGCGCCGTACGGGAGCGGTACGTCGCCGCCGAGGCCGAGGCCGACGGTGCGAGCGTCGCCGAACTCACCGATCTCACCCGGCGGCTGGAGGACGAACACCGCGCGGCGCACACGCTCGCGGCGGGCACGCACGCGGCGCGCGAAGCCCTGGAAAGCGCCGAGCGGGAACACCGGAACCGGCTGGCCGCCCAGTCAGGCGCCGAGCGCAGGATCGCCGCCCGCACCTCGCGGCGCGAAGCTCTCGACGCCGAACAGGCCGCACTGCGCGACGAGTTGGCCAAGGCACGCGGCGACGCCCCCAGTGTCGCCGCCCGCGCGGCCCAACTGGAGTCGGGGGCGCGCTGGCTGGCCGCCGCAGCCGACGCCGTACGGACCGTGGAGACCACGGCGGTACGGCTCAAGGAGGCCGACGACAAGCTGGCGACCGCCGCCTTCCGGGCCGGCTTCGACACCCCGGGTGCCGCTGCCGACGCGCTGCTCGACACGGCCGGCCGGCGTGCCACCCAGCGTCTCGTGGACGAGTGGCAGACCGAAGCGGCCAAGATCGCCGAACGGCTGGCCGAACCGGACACAGCGGACGCGGCGGCCCGCCCCGCCGCCGACCCCGAAGCGGCCCGCACCGCCCACGACATGGCCGAACACGCCCTGCGCGAGGCGTCGTCGGCCCGCGCCACCGCCGACGACCGCCGCACCGAACTGGCCAGGCTCTCCCGGCAGGCCGAGAGCGAGGTGCGCGCGCTCGGCCCGCTGCGCGAGGAGTACGACAGGGTGGCCCGGCTCGCCGGGCTCGCGGCGGGCACGTCCAGCGACAACGAACGCCGGATGCGCCTGGAGGCGTACGTGCTCGCCGCCCGGCTGGAACAGGTCGCGGCGGCGGCCACCGTACGGCTCCAGCGGATGTCCGCCGGGCGGTACGCGCTGCTGCACTCCGACGCCAGGGCGGCAGGACGGTCGCGCTCCGGGCTCGGCCTCCAGGTGGTCGACGCCTGGACCGGCAGCGCCCGCGACACCTCGACGCTCTCCGGCGGCGAGACCTTCTTCGCCTCCCTGGCCCTCGCGCTCGGCCTGGCCGACGTCGTCACCGACGAGGCGGGCGGCGTACGGCTCGACACCCTCTTCATCGACGAGGGCTTCGGCAGCCTGGACGACCAGACCCTGGACGAGGTCCTGGACGTCCTGGACTCGCTGCGCGAACGGGACCGCAGCGTCGGCATCGTCAGCCATGTCGCCGATCTGCGCCGCCGTATCCCGGCCCAGCTGGAGGTCGTCAAGGAGCGGCAGGGATCGACGATCCTCGCCCTGGACGCGGACCGGACCAGCGGCTGA
- a CDS encoding exonuclease SbcCD subunit D: MRILHTSDWHLGRSFHRVGLLDAQAAFLDHLVATAVDRAVDVLLVAGDVYDRAVPPLTAVELFDRALHRLAAAGVPTVMISGNHDSARRLGVGAGLIERAGIHLRTDPAGCATPVLLADAHGEVAFYGLPYLEPALVRDEFKAPKTGHEAVLGAAMARVRTDLAARAPGTRSVVLAHAFVAGGAPSDSERDITVGGVESVPAAVFDGVDYAALGHLHGAQTVTERVRYAGSPLAYSFSEATHRKTMWLVELGPGGELEAERIDCPVPRALARLRGRIDDLLDDPALARHEDAWTEVTLTDPVRPAEPMARLTKRFPHTLSLVFDPDRTDDDPHASYARRLHGRTDQQIAEDFVAHVRGGSGPDTRERAVLRGAFDDVRVEASVREVTP; this comes from the coding sequence TTGAGGATTCTGCACACGTCGGACTGGCATCTCGGCCGCTCGTTCCACCGGGTCGGTCTGCTGGACGCCCAGGCCGCCTTCCTCGACCATCTCGTGGCGACGGCCGTCGACCGCGCCGTGGACGTCCTGCTGGTCGCGGGCGACGTCTACGACCGGGCCGTGCCGCCGCTGACCGCCGTCGAACTGTTCGACCGGGCGCTGCACCGGCTCGCCGCAGCGGGCGTACCGACCGTCATGATCTCCGGGAACCACGACTCCGCCCGCAGACTCGGCGTCGGAGCGGGCCTCATCGAACGGGCCGGGATCCATCTGCGGACCGACCCGGCGGGCTGCGCCACCCCCGTCCTGCTCGCCGACGCCCACGGCGAGGTCGCCTTCTACGGCCTGCCGTACCTGGAACCGGCCCTGGTACGCGACGAGTTCAAGGCCCCGAAGACCGGGCACGAGGCGGTGCTCGGCGCGGCGATGGCGCGGGTACGCACCGACCTCGCCGCCCGTGCCCCCGGCACCCGCTCCGTCGTACTCGCCCACGCCTTCGTCGCCGGCGGCGCACCCAGTGACAGTGAGCGCGACATCACCGTCGGCGGGGTCGAGTCCGTGCCCGCCGCGGTCTTCGACGGCGTCGACTACGCCGCGCTCGGCCATCTGCACGGGGCGCAGACCGTGACGGAGCGCGTGCGCTACGCCGGATCCCCGCTCGCCTACTCGTTCTCCGAGGCCACCCACCGTAAGACGATGTGGCTGGTGGAGCTCGGCCCCGGCGGCGAGCTCGAAGCCGAACGGATCGACTGCCCCGTGCCCCGCGCGCTGGCCCGGCTGCGCGGCCGGATCGACGACCTCCTCGACGACCCGGCGCTGGCCCGGCACGAGGACGCGTGGACCGAGGTGACCCTCACCGACCCGGTCCGCCCCGCCGAACCCATGGCCCGGCTCACCAAGCGCTTCCCGCACACGCTCAGCCTGGTCTTCGACCCGGACAGGACCGACGACGACCCGCACGCCTCCTACGCGCGCCGGCTGCACGGCCGCACCGACCAGCAGATCGCCGAGGACTTCGTCGCGCACGTCAGGGGCGGATCCGGGCCCGACACCCGCGAACGCGCCGTGCTGCGCGGCGCTTTCGACGACGTACGGGTCGAAGCGAGCGTGCGTGAGGTGACCCCATGA
- a CDS encoding CoA-binding protein — protein sequence MDAETETIRRILTSTGDTWAVVGLSNNTARAAYGVAGVLQRFGKRVVPVHPKAEAVHGEQGYASLADIPFPVDVVDVFVNSDLAGAVADEAVAAGAKAVWFQLDVIDDAAYERTRAAGLDMIMDRCPAIEIPKLG from the coding sequence ATGGACGCAGAGACAGAGACGATCCGCAGGATTCTGACCTCGACGGGCGACACCTGGGCGGTGGTGGGCCTGTCGAACAACACGGCGCGCGCCGCCTACGGGGTCGCGGGGGTGCTCCAGCGTTTCGGCAAGCGGGTCGTACCGGTGCACCCGAAGGCCGAGGCGGTCCACGGCGAGCAGGGGTACGCGTCGCTGGCGGACATTCCGTTCCCGGTGGACGTGGTGGATGTGTTCGTCAACAGCGACCTGGCGGGCGCGGTCGCCGACGAGGCTGTCGCCGCGGGCGCCAAGGCCGTCTGGTTCCAGCTGGACGTCATCGACGACGCGGCGTACGAACGTACCCGCGCCGCCGGACTCGACATGATCATGGACCGGTGCCCCGCCATCGAGATTCCGAAGCTGGGCTGA